The Bacteroidales bacterium genome includes a region encoding these proteins:
- the pbpC gene encoding penicillin-binding protein 1C, whose product MKLKNQIRTLLIKTPRLVRWLAAGLVVLVVVFYFSLPRHLFRDPTGTVVVAADGQMLGARIADDGQWRFPATAQVPEKFAVCITHFEDRYFYRHPGVNPLALARALKQNLAGGHVVSGGSTLSMQTIRLMRKGKPRTVVEKFYEIWLALRLECRYSKNEILALHASHAPFGGNVVGLDAAAWRYYGRSADNLSWAETAALAVLPNAPALIFPGRNAQLLLQKRNMLLDRLESRGIISATTCTLAKAEPLPQKPKPLPDLAFHLTERINAAAHGQIIKTTLDAPLQQNCNEVLSRHQRLLAANGIHNIAAMIVENSTADVLAYVGNIATPSEEGSHGDQVDVITSARSSGSILKPFLYAAMLDAGELLPGTLVADIPTTISNYSPRNFEVAYDGAVHADEALIRSLNVPAVRLLNQYGQPRFYHQLQQAGLSSLTFPAGHYGLSLILGGAEAKAEDLALMYRNMAVTLLHYPDLQPELATKLNFISETDDHLKKQTPVFGAGAVYLTFDAMQQVRRPAAEAGWEAFLSSTPVAWKTGTSFGFRDAWAVGVTPGYTVVVWAGNADGEGRPGLTGLLAAAPVMFDLFDLLPATGWFVTPWDALAEVPVCHESGMRPSPFCNHIDSVLIPLNGLNSAACPWHHLLHLDTEEKHQVNAQCYPIGQIQSQPWFILPAAMAWYYRNKNPFYKNPPPWLPGCQQEPTQVMQIIRPDKPGKIFLPRETDGNLQATVFEAAHQDAGATIFWYLDETFAGQTSTFHTLSLQPAPGKHILTLLDGDGNLLRVPFEIVGKQR is encoded by the coding sequence ATGAAATTGAAGAACCAAATCCGCACCCTTCTTATAAAAACCCCACGGCTCGTGCGCTGGCTGGCGGCGGGGCTTGTGGTGCTGGTGGTGGTTTTTTATTTCTCGCTGCCGCGCCATCTCTTCCGCGATCCTACCGGCACGGTGGTGGTGGCTGCTGACGGGCAGATGCTGGGCGCACGCATCGCCGACGACGGCCAATGGCGCTTTCCAGCCACGGCGCAGGTTCCGGAGAAGTTTGCCGTTTGTATCACCCATTTCGAAGACCGTTATTTCTATCGTCATCCCGGCGTCAATCCGCTGGCGTTGGCCAGGGCGCTAAAGCAAAATCTGGCTGGTGGCCACGTGGTGAGCGGCGGCTCCACCCTCTCCATGCAGACCATCCGGCTGATGCGCAAAGGAAAGCCGCGCACTGTTGTAGAAAAGTTTTATGAGATATGGCTGGCGCTTCGGCTGGAGTGCCGCTACAGCAAAAACGAAATCCTGGCTTTGCATGCCTCGCACGCTCCTTTTGGTGGCAATGTGGTGGGGCTGGACGCTGCCGCATGGCGCTATTATGGTCGTAGCGCCGACAACCTGAGCTGGGCCGAAACGGCGGCGCTGGCAGTGCTGCCCAACGCTCCGGCATTGATATTTCCGGGAAGGAATGCACAGCTTCTGCTTCAAAAACGAAACATGCTCCTCGACCGGTTAGAAAGTCGCGGCATCATCAGCGCCACCACCTGCACGCTGGCCAAAGCGGAGCCGTTGCCACAAAAGCCCAAGCCGCTGCCCGACCTGGCTTTTCATCTCACCGAAAGGATAAATGCTGCGGCGCACGGACAGATCATCAAAACCACGCTCGACGCTCCTTTGCAACAGAACTGCAACGAAGTCCTCAGCCGCCACCAGCGACTGCTGGCCGCCAACGGAATCCACAACATCGCCGCGATGATCGTCGAAAACAGTACCGCTGATGTGCTGGCGTATGTGGGTAATATCGCCACTCCTTCGGAGGAAGGAAGCCACGGCGATCAGGTGGATGTGATCACCAGCGCGCGCAGCAGCGGCAGCATCCTCAAGCCTTTCCTCTATGCCGCCATGCTCGACGCCGGCGAGCTGCTGCCCGGCACTTTGGTTGCCGACATCCCCACCACCATCAGCAACTATTCGCCGCGCAACTTCGAGGTGGCCTACGATGGCGCAGTGCATGCCGACGAGGCGCTGATTCGTTCGCTGAATGTGCCGGCGGTGCGTCTGCTCAACCAATACGGACAGCCACGGTTTTACCACCAGTTGCAGCAGGCCGGACTGTCGTCGCTTACTTTTCCGGCAGGGCATTATGGCTTGTCGTTGATATTGGGAGGCGCCGAAGCAAAAGCGGAAGACCTGGCGCTGATGTACCGCAACATGGCCGTCACGCTGCTGCACTATCCCGACCTTCAGCCGGAACTTGCGACAAAGCTCAATTTCATTTCTGAAACTGATGATCATCTTAAAAAACAAACGCCGGTTTTTGGTGCCGGCGCCGTCTATCTTACTTTCGATGCCATGCAGCAGGTGCGGCGTCCGGCGGCGGAGGCAGGATGGGAAGCCTTTCTTTCGTCCACACCCGTCGCCTGGAAAACGGGAACCAGCTTTGGCTTCCGCGATGCGTGGGCTGTTGGCGTAACTCCCGGCTACACGGTGGTGGTGTGGGCCGGCAATGCCGATGGCGAAGGACGTCCCGGCCTCACGGGTTTGCTGGCTGCTGCTCCCGTGATGTTCGATCTTTTCGATCTGCTGCCCGCCACCGGATGGTTTGTTACGCCGTGGGATGCGCTGGCCGAGGTGCCGGTGTGCCACGAGAGCGGAATGCGCCCCTCTCCATTTTGCAACCACATCGACAGCGTGCTCATCCCGCTAAACGGACTTAATAGCGCCGCCTGTCCGTGGCACCATCTGCTGCATCTGGACACAGAAGAAAAACACCAGGTGAACGCCCAGTGCTATCCTATCGGTCAGATTCAAAGCCAACCGTGGTTTATCCTTCCGGCGGCGATGGCGTGGTATTATCGCAACAAAAACCCTTTTTACAAAAATCCGCCACCGTGGCTTCCCGGTTGTCAGCAGGAGCCGACGCAGGTGATGCAGATCATCCGGCCGGATAAGCCGGGAAAGATTTTCCTGCCACGCGAAACCGACGGAAACCTCCAGGCAACCGTTTTTGAGGCGGCGCATCAAGATGCCGGCGCCACCATCTTCTGGTACCTCGACGAAACCTTTGCCGGACAAACCAGCACCTTTCACACGTTATCGCTGCAGCCGGCGCCCGGAAAACATATCCTCACCCTGCTCGACGGTGACGGCAATCTGCTGCGGGTTCCTTTTGAAATTGTGGGAAAACAGAGGTGA
- the guaB gene encoding IMP dehydrogenase, whose protein sequence is MLQNQDKFTGEGLTYDDVLLLPGYSEVLPREVDLSTSFTSGISMKIPIVSAAMDTVTEHKLAIAMAQEGGIGVLHKNMSIYKQANEVRRVKRAENGMILEPITLNKTAKVGDALALMKEYSIGGIPVITPDNTLVGIVTNRDLRFERNHGRPVEEVMTSENLITTTEFTDFERAADILQEFKIEKLPVVDKDYKLVGLITYKDIIKIRERPNACKDERGRLRVAAAVGVSGDMMDRVDELIAVDVDAIIIDTAHGHSKGVMEAARVIRRKYPNLQLIVGNIGTAEAALDLARIGVNGVKVGIGPGSICTTRIIAGIGIPQLSAVYNVARALKDTGIPVIADGGIRYSGDIVKAIAAGAHSIMAGSLFAGVDESPGDTIIFEGRKYKAYRGMGSIEAMQHGSKDRYFQDMEEDIKKLVPEGIVGRVPFKGSLSEVIHQMVGGLRAGMGYTGSQNIEQLQQARFIKISPAGVAESHPHDITITREAPNYSKF, encoded by the coding sequence ATGCTTCAAAATCAAGATAAATTCACTGGCGAAGGACTTACTTACGATGATGTTTTATTGTTGCCGGGCTACAGCGAAGTACTTCCGCGGGAGGTCGACCTTTCGACGTCATTCACTTCGGGCATCAGCATGAAGATACCCATTGTGTCGGCGGCCATGGATACTGTGACCGAGCACAAGCTCGCCATCGCCATGGCGCAGGAAGGCGGCATAGGTGTTTTGCACAAAAATATGAGCATCTACAAGCAAGCCAACGAAGTGCGCCGTGTGAAGCGTGCGGAGAACGGAATGATTCTGGAGCCTATCACGCTCAACAAAACAGCAAAAGTAGGTGACGCGCTTGCGCTGATGAAAGAGTACAGCATCGGCGGTATCCCGGTGATAACTCCCGACAATACGCTGGTAGGCATCGTCACCAACCGCGACCTGCGCTTTGAGCGCAACCACGGGCGTCCGGTGGAAGAGGTGATGACAAGCGAAAACCTGATTACCACCACCGAGTTTACTGATTTTGAAAGAGCTGCCGACATCCTGCAGGAATTTAAAATAGAAAAGCTGCCGGTGGTCGATAAAGATTATAAGTTGGTGGGATTGATTACCTACAAAGACATTATAAAGATAAGAGAGCGCCCCAACGCTTGCAAAGACGAGCGTGGCCGCCTGCGTGTAGCCGCTGCCGTAGGTGTGAGTGGCGACATGATGGATCGCGTGGATGAGCTGATTGCTGTGGACGTGGATGCCATCATCATCGACACGGCGCATGGCCACAGCAAAGGTGTGATGGAAGCCGCCCGCGTCATCCGGCGCAAATATCCCAACCTGCAACTGATAGTCGGAAATATCGGTACCGCCGAGGCTGCCCTCGACCTGGCGCGCATCGGTGTGAATGGCGTGAAAGTGGGCATTGGCCCCGGTTCTATCTGCACCACGCGCATCATTGCCGGCATAGGCATCCCGCAACTCAGCGCCGTGTATAATGTGGCGCGTGCGCTGAAAGATACCGGCATCCCTGTGATAGCCGATGGCGGTATCCGCTATTCGGGCGACATCGTAAAAGCTATTGCCGCCGGCGCCCACAGCATCATGGCCGGGTCGTTGTTTGCCGGCGTTGACGAATCGCCCGGCGACACCATCATCTTCGAAGGCCGCAAATACAAGGCCTACCGTGGCATGGGCTCTATCGAAGCTATGCAACATGGCTCCAAAGACCGCTACTTTCAGGACATGGAAGAAGACATCAAAAAACTGGTTCCCGAAGGCATCGTTGGGCGGGTACCTTTTAAAGGATCGCTGAGCGAAGTGATCCATCAGATGGTGGGCGGACTGCGCGCAGGCATGGGCTACACCGGATCGCAAAACATTGAACAACTGCAGCAGGCGCGCTTCATCAAAATAAGCCCTGCCGGCGTTGCCGAGAGTCATCCGCACGACATCACTATTACGCGTGAAGCGCCCAACTACAGCAAATTTTAA
- a CDS encoding peptidylprolyl isomerase: protein MTQIFTTKGFQRRCAVAAIMVFSIMFLSLNAQNASEKVLLTIGNDKISSNEFMAIYQKNNVDGEVLDKKSLEEYLELFINFKLKVKEAETLGLDTAASFKNELKGYRDQLAKPYFVDEEVNAHLLQQAYNRKLKDVRVSHILVRADKYATPEDTLAAYNKIVEIRSRIINGENFNEVAAEVSEDPSARDMPAQGFQPPRKGNGGDIGYFTVFDMVLPFEEAAFSMKEGEVSQPVRTDFGYHLLMLQSIRPALGSVQVAHLFLKMPDEATPADSANLAVRADSIYKALNAGALWDYMVKELSDDKSSSENGGKLPWFGSNRMVPSFIDGIRSISDTGGISKPVMTSYGWHIIKLVDKKPIRSFEDEKADLKQSLSKDTRSNKSKESIIRRIKQEANYQPNQKALEEFYAVIDSSVYKRKWETDKAAGMNKTLFTLGNQNYNQQEFATYLAKHQSINSKETIPFFVEKAYNEWVDEQAIAYEDERLEEKHPEFKALVKEYRDGILLFDLTDKMVWSKAISDTTGLKNFYENNKENYVWGKRLKATVITSVKNDDADKALELINNGMSPEEMKEVLVNDKPLDVMVVNKKFSKGDNEFVDKVEWKAGTSRVYSGTGNFGFVIVEETVAPENKTLGEARGLITADYQNYLEAQWIKELRGKYPVVVNENVLNDLQK from the coding sequence ATGACACAGATTTTTACTACAAAAGGTTTCCAGCGGCGGTGTGCAGTAGCTGCTATCATGGTTTTTTCGATTATGTTTTTGAGCCTGAACGCTCAAAATGCAAGCGAAAAAGTTTTGCTGACCATTGGCAACGATAAAATTAGCTCCAACGAGTTTATGGCGATTTACCAAAAAAACAACGTGGACGGAGAGGTGCTCGACAAGAAATCTCTCGAAGAGTATCTTGAACTCTTCATCAACTTCAAGCTGAAAGTGAAAGAAGCTGAAACACTGGGACTGGATACAGCAGCATCATTCAAAAACGAACTGAAAGGCTATCGCGACCAGCTTGCAAAGCCTTATTTTGTTGATGAAGAAGTAAACGCCCATCTGCTGCAGCAGGCTTACAACCGCAAGTTGAAAGATGTACGCGTAAGTCATATTCTGGTGCGTGCCGACAAGTACGCCACGCCCGAAGATACCCTGGCTGCCTACAACAAAATTGTGGAGATACGCAGCCGGATTATCAACGGCGAAAACTTTAACGAAGTAGCTGCCGAGGTTTCGGAAGACCCGTCGGCTCGTGACATGCCGGCACAGGGTTTTCAGCCCCCACGCAAAGGAAACGGCGGCGACATTGGCTACTTTACGGTTTTTGATATGGTGCTGCCTTTTGAAGAAGCAGCCTTTTCGATGAAAGAAGGCGAAGTGTCGCAGCCGGTGCGCACCGACTTTGGATATCATCTGCTCATGTTGCAGAGCATCCGCCCAGCCTTGGGCAGCGTGCAGGTAGCACACCTTTTCCTGAAGATGCCCGACGAAGCAACCCCTGCCGATTCGGCAAACCTGGCCGTACGTGCCGATTCCATTTATAAAGCTTTAAATGCTGGTGCCCTGTGGGATTATATGGTAAAAGAGCTCTCCGACGATAAAAGCTCCTCCGAAAATGGCGGCAAACTCCCGTGGTTTGGCTCCAACCGCATGGTACCTTCCTTTATTGACGGCATCCGCAGCATCTCCGACACCGGCGGCATTTCCAAACCTGTGATGACCTCTTACGGCTGGCACATCATCAAGCTGGTGGATAAAAAACCCATCCGCTCTTTCGAGGATGAAAAAGCCGACCTGAAACAAAGCCTTTCCAAAGACACGCGCTCGAACAAAAGCAAAGAATCCATCATCCGCAGGATAAAACAGGAAGCCAATTACCAGCCCAATCAAAAAGCGCTCGAAGAGTTTTATGCTGTCATCGACTCGTCGGTGTATAAACGCAAGTGGGAAACCGACAAAGCTGCCGGAATGAATAAAACACTTTTTACATTGGGCAACCAAAATTATAACCAGCAGGAGTTTGCCACTTATCTGGCCAAACATCAATCCATCAACAGCAAGGAAACCATTCCTTTTTTCGTAGAGAAAGCCTACAACGAATGGGTGGATGAGCAGGCAATTGCTTACGAAGACGAGCGGCTTGAGGAGAAACATCCCGAATTTAAAGCACTGGTAAAAGAGTACCGCGACGGCATCTTGCTTTTCGATCTTACCGACAAAATGGTATGGAGCAAAGCCATTAGCGACACCACCGGTTTGAAGAATTTTTATGAAAATAATAAAGAAAACTACGTGTGGGGCAAGCGCCTGAAAGCTACCGTAATTACATCTGTTAAAAACGACGATGCCGACAAAGCATTAGAACTGATCAACAACGGTATGTCGCCCGAAGAGATGAAGGAGGTTCTCGTAAATGATAAGCCACTCGACGTGATGGTTGTCAACAAAAAATTCAGCAAAGGCGATAACGAATTTGTGGATAAAGTGGAATGGAAAGCAGGCACTTCGCGGGTCTATTCAGGTACAGGCAACTTCGGTTTTGTAATCGTTGAGGAAACTGTTGCACCGGAGAATAAAACGCTGGGGGAAGCCCGCGGCCTCATCACCGCCGATTATCAGAACTATCTAGAAGCACAATGGATCAAAGAGCTACGCGGCAAATACCCCGTGGTAGTAAACGAAAATGTACTGAACGATCTGCAAAAGTAA
- a CDS encoding peptidylprolyl isomerase codes for MKYFIWITSVIFLLTFVPAVAQDQEGTPEGATIDEVVAVIGKNYILRSDVESQYLQMRMQGTIKGAAETVKCQIFENLMFEKLLLHQAALDSIVVTPDQVSSEQERRMRYFIQQFGTQEKLEKYYNKTILEFKQELYDVIADQMMINRVQENITTNTNVTPSEVRRFYKEIPRDSVPLISSVVEVMQLVKKPPISYEEKHEVKERLNTLRERILKGESFEALAVLYSEDLGSAKQGGDIGLHSRGELYPEFEAVAFKLEPGAMSEIVETEAGFHIIQGIEKRGEFSRVRHILIRPKVSPVALAEARSFLDSIGQLIRNDSLTFENAVRLYSTDPSKNNGGIMINPNTGSAQWSVEELDPKVFFVVDKLEPREVSTPVLMEDDKGEEAYRLLMLSKRTQPHRANLEDDYNQIQDWALQQKRQDAIFVWIKKNAHKTYIKVYGEFLQCKFAQKWF; via the coding sequence ATGAAATATTTTATTTGGATAACCAGCGTCATTTTTCTTTTAACCTTTGTTCCTGCTGTAGCGCAGGATCAGGAGGGCACGCCCGAAGGCGCCACCATCGATGAAGTGGTAGCGGTGATAGGCAAAAACTACATCCTGCGCTCCGACGTGGAAAGCCAATACTTGCAAATGCGCATGCAGGGCACCATAAAAGGCGCCGCTGAAACAGTAAAATGCCAGATATTCGAAAACCTGATGTTTGAGAAATTGTTGCTGCACCAGGCCGCACTCGACAGCATCGTCGTTACTCCCGATCAGGTGAGCTCAGAACAAGAGCGGCGCATGCGTTATTTTATCCAGCAGTTTGGAACACAGGAAAAACTGGAGAAATATTACAACAAAACGATATTAGAATTTAAACAAGAGCTGTACGATGTTATCGCTGACCAGATGATGATAAACCGGGTACAGGAAAACATTACGACCAACACCAACGTAACTCCTTCGGAGGTGCGGCGCTTTTATAAGGAAATCCCGCGCGACAGCGTTCCGCTCATCAGTTCTGTGGTAGAAGTGATGCAACTGGTGAAAAAACCGCCCATTTCGTACGAAGAAAAACATGAGGTGAAAGAGCGGCTAAACACGCTGCGCGAACGCATCCTGAAAGGTGAAAGCTTTGAAGCCCTGGCGGTACTCTACAGCGAAGACCTCGGCTCTGCCAAGCAGGGTGGCGACATCGGACTGCACAGCCGAGGCGAGTTGTACCCCGAATTTGAAGCTGTAGCTTTTAAACTCGAACCCGGCGCTATGTCGGAAATAGTTGAAACCGAAGCCGGTTTTCACATCATTCAGGGAATTGAGAAAAGAGGAGAATTTTCACGTGTGCGCCACATCCTTATCCGCCCCAAGGTTTCGCCGGTAGCGCTGGCAGAGGCACGATCGTTTCTCGACAGCATCGGACAGCTTATCCGTAATGATTCGCTGACTTTTGAAAATGCTGTACGACTTTATTCCACTGATCCTTCCAAAAATAACGGAGGCATCATGATCAACCCCAACACTGGCAGCGCCCAGTGGTCGGTAGAAGAGCTCGATCCAAAGGTGTTTTTTGTAGTCGACAAACTCGAACCCCGCGAAGTGTCAACCCCCGTGCTGATGGAAGACGATAAAGGCGAAGAAGCGTATCGCCTGCTGATGCTTAGCAAACGTACACAGCCCCACCGCGCCAACCTAGAAGATGATTACAACCAGATACAGGACTGGGCATTACAACAAAAAAGACAAGATGCCATCTTCGTGTGGATCAAGAAAAACGCCCACAAAACCTACATCAAAGTTTATGGTGAATTCCTGCAATGCAAATTTGCCCAAAAATGGTTTTAG
- a CDS encoding AAA family ATPase: MEQYKTDVEALDAFVEKVKIFRAEIAKVIVGQDDVIENVIISIFSHGHVLLVGVPGLAKTLLVNTISRVLGLSYSRIQFTPDLMPSDIIGTEILDQSRSFKFNKGPVFANIILADEINRTPPKTQSALLEAMQEKAITVAGRSYKLDEPFFVLATQNPIEQEGTYPLPEAQLDRFMFNIWLDYPSFEEEVNVVKSTTTTYVPELKVVLSDREILYFQNLIRKIPVPDNVYEYAVRLASKTRANRPDSHPWANEYLTWGAGPRASQYLVIGAKCHAAIHGKYSPDIEDVRKVAVAILRHRIVRNYKAEAAGISIENIIDEFLKEE, translated from the coding sequence ATGGAACAATATAAAACGGATGTAGAAGCTCTTGATGCTTTTGTAGAAAAGGTAAAAATTTTTCGTGCCGAAATAGCGAAAGTCATAGTAGGTCAGGACGATGTGATTGAAAATGTGATCATCTCCATTTTTTCACACGGACACGTGCTGCTCGTGGGCGTGCCCGGCCTGGCCAAAACGCTGCTGGTGAACACTATTTCGAGGGTGCTGGGGCTTAGCTACAGCCGTATTCAGTTTACCCCCGACCTAATGCCCAGCGACATCATCGGCACGGAGATACTCGACCAGAGCCGCAGCTTCAAATTCAATAAAGGCCCCGTATTTGCCAACATCATCCTGGCCGACGAGATCAACCGTACGCCCCCAAAAACACAAAGTGCGCTGCTGGAGGCCATGCAGGAAAAAGCAATCACCGTGGCAGGACGCTCCTACAAACTGGATGAGCCTTTCTTTGTGCTGGCCACCCAAAACCCCATCGAGCAGGAGGGCACCTATCCCCTACCTGAGGCCCAGCTCGACCGTTTCATGTTCAACATCTGGCTCGACTATCCCAGCTTTGAAGAAGAAGTGAATGTGGTAAAAAGTACTACGACCACCTACGTGCCCGAACTCAAAGTGGTGCTTAGCGATCGGGAGATTCTTTATTTCCAGAATCTGATTCGCAAAATTCCGGTACCAGATAATGTTTATGAATATGCTGTGAGGCTGGCATCGAAAACTCGCGCCAACCGCCCCGACTCGCACCCGTGGGCCAACGAATACCTCACCTGGGGCGCTGGTCCGCGTGCATCGCAATACCTGGTGATAGGAGCCAAATGCCATGCTGCTATCCACGGCAAATATTCCCCCGACATCGAAGACGTGCGCAAAGTAGCTGTCGCCATCCTGCGCCACCGTATCGTGCGCAACTACAAAGCGGAAGCCGCCGGCATCTCTATCGAGAATATCATCGATGAATTTCTCAAAGAAGAATAG
- a CDS encoding HlyD family secretion protein produces MKKKLLITLGVAVLLLAATWYFARTKTAATDTLSVPVRQGLFEVAVVTTGELEAKQSENIYGPENLRSIQIWGEIKINELIPEGTVVDSGDFVASLDQTEVISKLKDLENELDKLESQYTKTMLDTSLNMRSARNELVNLKFAMEEAQIAVDQSQFEPPATQRQAVINRDKSQRTYDQAVENYVLKQEKAQAEMQEVSATLDQAHRKKDRMVAILSSFMVYAPKPGMVIYQRDWRGKKTQTGSSIDPWNNTVAVLPDLSKMISKTYVNEIDISKVQKGQPVRITIDAFPERQYSGIVDEVANIGQQLQGSDAKVFEVVINVNQSDTIMRPSMTTKNEIITAAFDNVLALPIDAVHSNDTLTFVFINKGSHVVRKEIKTAASNENEIIITDGLEANEEVLLSIPENPDDTRLITL; encoded by the coding sequence ATGAAAAAGAAACTTCTTATCACCCTGGGTGTAGCCGTGCTGCTATTGGCGGCTACCTGGTATTTTGCGCGAACCAAAACTGCTGCAACAGATACGCTGAGTGTTCCTGTGCGGCAGGGACTTTTTGAGGTGGCGGTGGTAACCACCGGCGAGCTTGAAGCAAAGCAATCCGAGAACATCTATGGCCCCGAAAACCTGCGCAGCATCCAGATATGGGGTGAGATTAAGATTAATGAATTGATACCCGAAGGAACCGTGGTGGACTCGGGCGATTTTGTTGCTTCACTCGATCAAACTGAGGTGATAAGCAAGCTCAAAGACCTGGAGAATGAGCTTGATAAACTTGAGTCGCAATACACCAAGACGATGCTTGACACCTCGCTGAACATGCGCAGCGCACGCAACGAGCTGGTAAACCTGAAGTTTGCCATGGAAGAGGCGCAGATTGCTGTGGATCAGTCGCAGTTTGAGCCGCCGGCCACACAACGCCAGGCAGTGATCAACCGCGACAAGTCGCAGCGCACTTACGACCAGGCAGTAGAGAATTATGTATTAAAACAGGAAAAAGCACAGGCCGAAATGCAGGAGGTGTCTGCCACACTGGATCAGGCACATCGCAAAAAAGACCGCATGGTGGCGATTCTGAGTAGTTTTATGGTGTATGCTCCCAAGCCGGGAATGGTAATTTATCAACGCGACTGGCGCGGAAAAAAAACACAAACCGGTTCCTCCATCGACCCCTGGAACAATACCGTGGCGGTACTTCCCGATTTGAGCAAGATGATCTCCAAAACGTACGTCAATGAAATCGACATTTCTAAAGTGCAGAAAGGACAACCTGTGCGCATTACCATCGATGCTTTTCCCGAAAGGCAATACTCCGGCATCGTGGACGAGGTGGCCAATATCGGTCAGCAATTGCAGGGATCGGACGCCAAAGTGTTTGAGGTGGTCATCAACGTGAACCAATCCGACACCATCATGCGCCCCTCCATGACCACCAAAAACGAGATCATCACCGCCGCTTTCGACAATGTGCTGGCGCTCCCCATCGATGCCGTGCACAGCAACGACACGCTCACTTTTGTATTTATTAATAAAGGAAGTCATGTAGTTCGTAAAGAGATAAAAACCGCCGCCAGCAACGAAAACGAAATCATCATTACCGATGGCCTCGAAGCCAACGAGGAGGTGTTGCTGTCGATCCCTGAAAACCCCGACGACACCAGATTGATAACATTATAA
- a CDS encoding ABC transporter permease — translation MPPPIVKRHLHNLNSAIEAVFANKFRSILTALGIIFGVAAVIAMMAIGNGAQQEILDQMKMVGVNNIVITPILEKDEDGDKTSGESDNGSGTTRKKFIPGLTLQDAYSLSQVIPDIRLVSPEVIYNAFAVTAGTRSQVKFSGVTPAFFEVFNLDLMQGEMFSHYQIENGQPVCIIGPEVRAKFFKKESPLGKRLKCGDVWLEVIGVLKSREVSQSASKELGVSEFNNSVFVPVKTILMRYRDRSLITQAMLMNAGNDQATTNQNRNQLDKIILQVTDSEKMTVTASVIKRILKRRHAGEENFEIKIPELLLRQEQRTKDIFNIVLGAIASISLIVGGIGIMNIMLASVMERIREIGVRMAMGARRTDIIFQFIAEATLISITGGFIGVILGVILAKVIMQLTGILTIISMLSIVVSFGVSATVGIVFGLMPARKAAHQDPVTSLRHD, via the coding sequence TTGCCACCCCCGATCGTGAAACGCCACCTGCACAATCTCAACTCCGCCATAGAGGCAGTATTTGCCAACAAATTCCGCTCGATACTCACAGCATTGGGAATCATCTTTGGAGTGGCTGCTGTTATTGCTATGATGGCTATCGGCAACGGAGCGCAGCAGGAAATTCTGGATCAGATGAAGATGGTCGGCGTTAATAATATCGTAATTACGCCCATCCTGGAGAAAGATGAAGATGGCGATAAGACCAGCGGAGAAAGTGATAACGGCAGCGGAACGACCCGGAAGAAGTTTATCCCTGGCCTCACTTTGCAGGATGCCTACAGCCTCAGTCAGGTGATCCCCGACATCCGGCTGGTAAGCCCCGAAGTAATTTACAACGCTTTTGCAGTGACGGCAGGAACGCGCAGCCAGGTGAAATTTTCGGGCGTCACCCCCGCATTTTTCGAGGTTTTCAATCTGGATCTGATGCAGGGAGAAATGTTCAGCCATTATCAAATAGAAAACGGACAGCCGGTGTGCATCATCGGGCCGGAGGTGCGGGCAAAGTTTTTTAAAAAAGAAAGTCCCCTTGGCAAACGACTAAAATGCGGCGATGTGTGGCTGGAAGTAATCGGTGTGCTCAAGAGTCGCGAAGTTTCGCAAAGCGCCTCCAAAGAACTGGGCGTAAGTGAATTTAACAATTCGGTATTCGTACCTGTAAAAACCATCCTGATGCGCTACCGCGACAGGTCGTTGATAACCCAGGCCATGCTGATGAATGCCGGCAACGACCAGGCCACCACCAACCAAAACCGTAACCAGCTCGACAAAATCATCCTGCAGGTTACCGACAGCGAAAAAATGACCGTCACCGCCTCGGTGATAAAACGAATACTGAAACGCCGCCACGCCGGGGAAGAGAATTTTGAAATTAAGATTCCAGAGCTTCTGCTCCGGCAGGAACAGCGCACCAAAGACATTTTTAACATCGTGCTAGGTGCCATCGCCAGCATCTCGCTCATTGTGGGCGGCATCGGCATTATGAACATCATGCTGGCCTCGGTGATGGAACGCATCCGCGAGATCGGCGTGCGCATGGCCATGGGCGCACGCCGCACCGACATCATCTTCCAGTTTATCGCCGAGGCAACCCTCATCAGCATCACCGGCGGATTTATCGGAGTAATCCTGGGAGTTATTCTGGCCAAAGTCATCATGCAGCTCACCGGAATTTTGACCATCATTTCGATGCTTTCGATAGTGGTTTCCTTTGGCGTTTCTGCCACGGTGGGCATTGTATTCGGATTGATGCCTGCGCGCAAGGCTGCCCACCAGGATCCGGTGACGTCGCTGCGACACGATTAG